From a single Capsicum annuum cultivar UCD-10X-F1 chromosome 12, UCD10Xv1.1, whole genome shotgun sequence genomic region:
- the LOC107850710 gene encoding vestitone reductase isoform X1: MEQEKKGKVCVTGGSGYLGSWMIMKLLQLGYSVNTTIRSHPDLKRDVSYLTNLPNAPERLHIFNADLHKPESFNIAIEGCIGVFHVAHPIDFEDKETEETITQRSIDGIIGILQACLESQTVKRVVYTSSAATVLGDSSNIVDESSWTDVDLIRTLKPFASSYTISKTLTEKAALKFAEKNGIDLVTVIPTWINGPFITPQIPGSVRSSLEMILGHQSNIIKYPPIVPFVHVDDVTNAHIFLLENPNAKGRYICSAVEITREKLAQFLLTRYPEFQKQITEYTWTSRELKRSSLSSKKLLETGFKYKYGLEEMFDGAIDCCKQRDML; this comes from the exons ATGGAACAAGAGAAGAAGGGAAAGGTATGTGTAACAGGAGGAAGTGGTTATCTTGGTTCATGGATGATTATGAAACTCCTCCAACTTGGTTATTCTGTTAACACCACTATTAGGTCACATCCAG ACCTTAAAAGGGATGTGAGCTACCTCACAAATCTCCCTAATGCTCCAGAAAGGTTGCATATCTTTAATGCGGATCTACACAAACCAGAGAGTTTCAATATAGCGATTGAAGGCTGTATTGGGGTATTTCATGTTGCACATCCAATTGATTTTGAGGACAAGGAAACTGAAGAAACGATAACGCAAAGATCAATTGATGGGATTATAGGTATTTTACAGGCATGTCTCGAGTCACAGACAGTTAAACGTGTTGTGTACACTTCTAGTGCAGCTACGGTTTTGGGTGACAGTTCAAACATAGTTGATGAAAGCTCGTGGACAGATGTAGATCTTATAAGAACCTTAAAGCCTTTTGCAAGTTCTTACACTATCAGCAAGACATTAACAGAGAAGGCAGCTCTAAAATTTGCAGAAAAAAATGGAATTGATCTTGTGACTGTAATCCCAACTTGGATAAATGGTCCCTTTATTACTCCTCAAATTCCTGGCTCTGTTCGTTCATCATTGGAAATGATTCTTG GCCATCAAAGTAATATCATAAAATATCCTCCAATTGTGCCTTTTGTACATGTAGATGATGTGACAAATGCCCACATCTTCCTTCTTGAAAATCCTAATGCAAAAGGAAGGTATATTTGCTCAGCTGTTGAAATAACACGGGAAAAGCTAGCTCAGTTTCTTTTAACTAGATATCCGGAATTTCAAAAACAAATTACTGA GTACACATGGACGAGTAGAGAACTTAAACGGTCTAGCCTTTCATCAAAAAAACTTTTGGAGACTGGATTCAAGTACAAATATGGCCTTGAGGAAATGTTCGATGGAGCAATTGATTGTTGCAAACAAAGAGACATGCTCTAA
- the LOC107850710 gene encoding vestitone reductase isoform X2, whose amino-acid sequence MEQEKKGKVCVTGGSGYLGSWMIMKLLQLGYSVNTTIRSHPERLHIFNADLHKPESFNIAIEGCIGVFHVAHPIDFEDKETEETITQRSIDGIIGILQACLESQTVKRVVYTSSAATVLGDSSNIVDESSWTDVDLIRTLKPFASSYTISKTLTEKAALKFAEKNGIDLVTVIPTWINGPFITPQIPGSVRSSLEMILGHQSNIIKYPPIVPFVHVDDVTNAHIFLLENPNAKGRYICSAVEITREKLAQFLLTRYPEFQKQITEYTWTSRELKRSSLSSKKLLETGFKYKYGLEEMFDGAIDCCKQRDML is encoded by the exons ATGGAACAAGAGAAGAAGGGAAAGGTATGTGTAACAGGAGGAAGTGGTTATCTTGGTTCATGGATGATTATGAAACTCCTCCAACTTGGTTATTCTGTTAACACCACTATTAGGTCACATCCAG AAAGGTTGCATATCTTTAATGCGGATCTACACAAACCAGAGAGTTTCAATATAGCGATTGAAGGCTGTATTGGGGTATTTCATGTTGCACATCCAATTGATTTTGAGGACAAGGAAACTGAAGAAACGATAACGCAAAGATCAATTGATGGGATTATAGGTATTTTACAGGCATGTCTCGAGTCACAGACAGTTAAACGTGTTGTGTACACTTCTAGTGCAGCTACGGTTTTGGGTGACAGTTCAAACATAGTTGATGAAAGCTCGTGGACAGATGTAGATCTTATAAGAACCTTAAAGCCTTTTGCAAGTTCTTACACTATCAGCAAGACATTAACAGAGAAGGCAGCTCTAAAATTTGCAGAAAAAAATGGAATTGATCTTGTGACTGTAATCCCAACTTGGATAAATGGTCCCTTTATTACTCCTCAAATTCCTGGCTCTGTTCGTTCATCATTGGAAATGATTCTTG GCCATCAAAGTAATATCATAAAATATCCTCCAATTGTGCCTTTTGTACATGTAGATGATGTGACAAATGCCCACATCTTCCTTCTTGAAAATCCTAATGCAAAAGGAAGGTATATTTGCTCAGCTGTTGAAATAACACGGGAAAAGCTAGCTCAGTTTCTTTTAACTAGATATCCGGAATTTCAAAAACAAATTACTGA GTACACATGGACGAGTAGAGAACTTAAACGGTCTAGCCTTTCATCAAAAAAACTTTTGGAGACTGGATTCAAGTACAAATATGGCCTTGAGGAAATGTTCGATGGAGCAATTGATTGTTGCAAACAAAGAGACATGCTCTAA